A section of the Planctomycetia bacterium genome encodes:
- the srmB gene encoding DEAD/DEAH box helicase — translation MHRGPANPEPDVSPAGPAPTGDAGPSFSDLGLSPAVLQAVEQLGFAAASPIQAAAIPAIMAGHDVVGQSETGSGKTAAFCIPAIERIVPDERATQVLILAPTRELAMQISTEARKLGRFKTGLRVATLYGGDSYERQFAELSRGPQIVVGTPGRLVDHLARGTLGLASISLLVLDEADRMLDMGFLEDVEKLFGAAPAARQTVFFSATFSPPVQALVRRQSRDPRMVTIARRPAAGPPLVEQVCHEVRHQAKLAALCRVIEYHDARSGLIFCNTQRMVEELAESLAGRGFAAERLHGGMAQPQRTRVMEGFKRGAFRFLVATDVAARGIDVNDLELVVNYDLPQDGEDYVHRIGRTGRAGRAGRAVTLVSGGASYGLRAIERFTGTPIRRVPVPTAEMVARRRADAIVARLRETLGAGPFPAAAHVVERLVAAGHAPTDVAAAILHHFAPPATVGDELLDAPHEPRRSPGRRPPGRRPPAARPAHGGGPRRPGHPRPIGPGGKKRPAN, via the coding sequence GTGCACCGCGGTCCTGCCAATCCCGAGCCCGACGTTTCCCCAGCCGGCCCCGCTCCGACCGGTGACGCGGGGCCGTCGTTTTCGGACCTCGGCCTCTCGCCCGCCGTGCTCCAGGCGGTCGAGCAACTCGGCTTCGCGGCCGCGTCGCCCATCCAGGCGGCCGCGATCCCGGCGATCATGGCGGGGCACGACGTTGTCGGCCAGTCGGAGACCGGGTCCGGCAAGACCGCGGCCTTCTGCATCCCGGCGATCGAGAGGATCGTGCCGGACGAGCGGGCGACGCAGGTGCTGATCCTGGCCCCGACGCGGGAACTGGCGATGCAAATCAGCACCGAGGCCCGCAAGCTCGGCCGGTTCAAGACGGGCCTCCGGGTGGCGACGCTCTACGGCGGCGACTCGTACGAACGGCAGTTCGCCGAACTGAGCCGCGGCCCGCAGATCGTCGTCGGCACACCGGGCCGGCTGGTGGACCACCTCGCCCGCGGCACGCTCGGCCTGGCGTCGATCTCGCTGCTCGTTCTCGACGAGGCCGACCGGATGCTCGACATGGGCTTCCTGGAGGACGTCGAGAAACTGTTCGGCGCCGCTCCTGCCGCCCGGCAGACCGTCTTCTTCTCGGCGACGTTCTCCCCTCCCGTGCAGGCGCTCGTCCGGCGGCAGTCACGCGATCCGCGGATGGTGACCATCGCCAGGCGGCCCGCCGCCGGGCCGCCATTGGTCGAGCAGGTATGCCACGAGGTGCGGCATCAGGCCAAACTCGCCGCCCTCTGCCGGGTGATCGAGTATCACGACGCCCGCAGCGGCCTGATCTTCTGCAACACGCAGCGCATGGTGGAGGAACTGGCCGAGTCGCTGGCGGGCCGCGGCTTCGCCGCCGAGCGGCTCCACGGCGGCATGGCCCAGCCCCAGCGGACGCGGGTCATGGAGGGCTTCAAGCGCGGGGCATTTCGCTTTCTCGTCGCCACGGACGTGGCGGCCCGGGGGATCGACGTGAACGATCTCGAACTCGTGGTCAACTACGACCTGCCGCAGGACGGCGAGGATTACGTGCATCGCATCGGCCGGACGGGTCGCGCCGGCCGGGCGGGCCGCGCGGTGACGCTCGTCTCCGGCGGCGCCAGCTACGGGCTGCGGGCGATCGAGCGGTTCACGGGGACGCCGATTCGCCGCGTTCCCGTCCCGACCGCCGAGATGGTGGCCCGGCGTCGCGCCGACGCGATCGTGGCCCGGCTCCGCGAGACGCTCGGCGCAGGACCGTTCCCCGCCGCCGCGCACGTGGTGGAGCGGCTCGTCGCCGCGGGGCATGCGCCGACCGACGTGGCGGCGGCGATCCTCCACCACTTCGCACCACCGGCCACCGTCGGCGACGAGCTCCTCGATGCGCCCCATGAGCCACGGCGGTCGCCCGGCCGGCGGCCACCCGGCCGACGCCCGCCGGCGGCGCGGCCCGCCCACGGCGGCGGACCGCGCCGCCCCGGGCATCCGCGGCCGATCGGCCCGGGTGGGAAGAAACGGCCGGCGAATTGA
- the glnE gene encoding glutamate-ammonia-ligase adenylyltransferase: MTPPGGRNASRADAPADAAPDTVDVAALLADPSAAAAWGRTAGLAAPDAAQRTLTSLAAHGLAPDLLAPLCRRLAALLPRLADPDRVLVAVERFLGAVRNPLAAAALFERDPEALETLLRLLAAGPFLAEIVIADPEAWERVRLERGRPEKPAALAAALSAEVRLLGRGAAADGEAVLRALRRFKRREILRIAYGDIVTDQRLETVVGQLSHVADCVVQAAVEAALARVEERRGVPCGPGGERATLAVIALGKLGGAELNYSSDIDLVFVFSADGRVQGPKPCTNQEFFDRVVQEAVRLITETTDLGAAYRVDLRLRPHGTAGPAALSLEAMLQYYDRLGRTWERQAWVKARCVAGDRALGQRLLDELQPWIYRRWLTRADISGIKALKRRIERRSRDAGTESTDVKHGRGGIRDVEFTIQFLQLLGGGDTPEVRTGTTLEAIRRLAGAGGLTDQEREILERTYTLLRTTEHRLQVLYDRQTHALPADETEFARLAARMGYGGDSEGCGRLRAELAEAAALNRKILDHLLHDAFPDDHAPEPEVDLVLDPEPALDTVRAVLGRHGFRDVVAAHRALAGLGEERVRFLSTRRCRHFLAAIAPRLLAAIGRTPDPDATLGNLAAVSDSLGGKGVLWELFSFNPASLDLTVKLCSSSPFLARLLVGNPGMIDELLDSLLIDRLPTPAAVEASLEELCRNAVDAEPILHSFKASQQLRVGVRDILGRQDAASVTGALTAIAEAVVRVVVVRERDRLAERLGEPRAADGGPAAAVVLALGKFGGREMNYASDVDVVFLYDHDGESTPRRRGMAGTSNAHFFGELAQRTMRVFNAFGPQGRLYEMDSRLRPSGRSGPAAVSLADFARYFAADGPAAVWERQALVKARTIVGPAQAIARIEATIAAAAYDRRWTADDVAAIRRMRYRMEQGARTSNLKRGPGGVVDIEFIVQLLQLVHGGREPGLRTPETLRGLGMLQAAGHLSAERFAFLERAYFTLRTIEGRLRLLDAAARHDFPATPDEQRKLAHLLGYALPDLLVQDVQAITSRTRAEFERIFNETETWLQGRGSTPEGSAAN; encoded by the coding sequence GTGACGCCCCCCGGCGGACGCAACGCGAGTCGGGCCGACGCGCCGGCAGACGCGGCTCCCGACACCGTCGACGTCGCCGCGTTGCTCGCCGATCCTTCCGCCGCCGCCGCCTGGGGACGCACTGCCGGGCTCGCCGCCCCCGACGCGGCGCAGCGCACGCTCACCAGCCTCGCCGCACACGGACTCGCGCCGGATCTGCTCGCGCCGCTCTGCCGACGGCTCGCTGCACTCCTCCCCCGGCTCGCCGATCCCGACCGCGTGCTCGTGGCCGTCGAGCGATTCCTGGGGGCGGTCCGCAACCCGCTCGCGGCGGCGGCGCTCTTCGAGCGCGATCCGGAAGCCCTGGAAACGCTGCTCAGGCTGCTGGCCGCAGGCCCGTTCCTGGCCGAGATCGTGATCGCCGACCCCGAGGCCTGGGAGCGGGTCCGGCTGGAACGGGGCCGGCCGGAGAAGCCCGCGGCGCTGGCGGCGGCGCTGTCCGCGGAGGTGCGGCTGCTGGGCCGCGGTGCGGCGGCCGACGGCGAGGCGGTGCTCCGGGCGCTGCGTCGCTTCAAGCGCCGCGAGATACTCCGGATCGCCTACGGCGACATCGTGACGGACCAGCGGCTGGAGACGGTCGTCGGACAGCTCTCGCACGTGGCCGACTGCGTCGTGCAGGCGGCCGTCGAGGCGGCGCTGGCCCGCGTCGAGGAGCGGCGCGGCGTGCCGTGCGGTCCCGGAGGCGAGCGTGCGACCCTCGCCGTCATCGCCCTCGGCAAGCTCGGCGGCGCGGAGCTCAACTACTCCAGCGACATCGACCTCGTCTTCGTCTTCTCCGCCGACGGACGGGTGCAGGGTCCCAAGCCCTGCACCAACCAGGAGTTCTTCGACCGCGTCGTCCAGGAGGCGGTGCGGCTGATCACGGAGACGACCGACCTCGGGGCGGCCTATCGGGTCGACCTGCGGCTCCGGCCGCACGGCACGGCCGGCCCCGCCGCACTCTCCCTCGAGGCGATGCTCCAATACTACGACCGGCTTGGCCGCACCTGGGAGCGGCAGGCCTGGGTCAAGGCACGCTGCGTGGCCGGTGATCGGGCGCTCGGCCAGCGCCTGCTCGACGAACTCCAGCCGTGGATCTATCGCCGCTGGCTTACGCGTGCCGACATCAGCGGCATCAAGGCCTTGAAACGCCGAATCGAGCGTCGGTCGCGGGATGCCGGCACGGAATCCACCGACGTCAAGCATGGCCGGGGGGGGATCAGGGACGTGGAGTTCACGATCCAGTTCCTGCAGCTGCTCGGCGGCGGCGACACGCCCGAGGTGCGCACCGGCACGACGCTGGAGGCGATCCGCCGGCTGGCGGGCGCCGGGGGGCTCACCGACCAGGAACGCGAGATTCTCGAACGCACCTACACGCTCCTCCGAACCACCGAACACCGCCTCCAGGTCCTCTACGACAGGCAGACGCACGCCCTGCCCGCCGACGAGACGGAGTTCGCCCGTCTCGCCGCCAGAATGGGCTATGGCGGTGACAGTGAGGGGTGCGGCCGGCTGCGGGCCGAGCTCGCCGAGGCGGCGGCCCTCAACCGGAAGATCCTCGATCACCTGCTCCACGACGCCTTTCCTGACGACCATGCCCCCGAACCCGAGGTCGATCTGGTGCTCGATCCGGAGCCCGCTCTTGACACGGTCCGCGCGGTCCTCGGGCGGCACGGGTTTCGCGACGTCGTCGCCGCCCACCGGGCGCTGGCCGGGCTCGGCGAGGAGCGGGTCCGATTCCTCTCCACGCGCCGCTGCCGTCACTTCCTCGCCGCGATCGCCCCCCGGCTGCTGGCCGCGATCGGGAGGACGCCCGACCCGGACGCGACGCTCGGCAACCTCGCCGCCGTCAGCGACTCGCTCGGGGGCAAGGGGGTGCTCTGGGAGCTGTTCAGCTTCAATCCCGCCTCGCTCGACCTGACGGTGAAGCTCTGTTCGTCGAGCCCGTTCCTCGCCCGGCTGCTGGTGGGCAACCCGGGCATGATCGACGAGCTCCTCGACAGCCTGCTGATCGATCGGCTGCCGACGCCTGCGGCCGTCGAGGCCAGCCTCGAGGAACTGTGTCGCAACGCCGTCGATGCGGAACCGATCCTCCACTCCTTCAAGGCGTCGCAGCAGCTTCGCGTGGGCGTCCGCGACATCCTCGGCCGCCAGGACGCGGCGAGCGTGACCGGCGCCCTGACGGCGATCGCCGAAGCGGTCGTGCGCGTGGTCGTCGTTCGGGAACGGGATCGGCTCGCCGAACGGCTCGGTGAGCCGCGTGCCGCCGACGGCGGCCCGGCCGCCGCCGTCGTCCTCGCGCTGGGCAAGTTCGGCGGCCGGGAGATGAACTACGCCAGCGACGTGGACGTCGTGTTCCTGTACGACCACGACGGCGAGTCCACGCCGCGACGCCGCGGCATGGCCGGCACGAGCAACGCCCACTTCTTCGGCGAGCTCGCGCAGCGCACCATGCGGGTCTTCAACGCCTTCGGCCCGCAGGGCCGGCTGTACGAGATGGACTCCCGGCTCAGGCCGAGCGGCCGCAGCGGTCCCGCCGCCGTGTCGCTCGCCGACTTCGCCCGCTACTTCGCCGCCGACGGCCCGGCCGCCGTCTGGGAGCGGCAGGCGCTCGTCAAGGCCCGGACCATCGTCGGTCCGGCGCAGGCAATCGCCCGCATCGAGGCGACGATCGCGGCCGCCGCCTACGATCGACGGTGGACGGCTGACGACGTGGCGGCAATCCGCCGGATGCGATACCGGATGGAGCAGGGCGCACGGACGAGCAACCTCAAGCGCGGCCCGGGCGGCGTCGTGGACATCGAGTTCATCGTCCAGCTGCTCCAGCTCGTGCACGGCGGCCGCGAGCCGGGCCTGCGCACGCCCGAAACGCTCCGCGGGCTCGGCATGCTCCAGGCTGCCGGGCACCTGTCGGCGGAGCGGTTCGCGTTCCTGGAGCGGGCCTACTTCACGCTGCGCACGATCGAGGGGCGGCTGCGGCTCCTCGACGCGGCCGCCCGGCACGACTTCCCCGCCACGCCCGACGAGCAGCGGAAGCTCGCCCACCTGCTCGGTTACGCCCTGCCCGACCTGCTCGTGCAGGACGTGCAGGCGATCACGTCGCGGACGCGGGCCGAGTTCGAGCGGATCTTCAACGAGACCGAGACCTGGCTGCAGGGCCGCGGATCAACGCCGGAAGGGTCGGCGGCGAACTGA
- a CDS encoding RNA-binding protein has protein sequence MGKKLYVGNLAYSVTSESLEQMFLEFGNVVSAQVIQDRDTGRSKGFGFVEMQTDEAAQQAIAGMHEKDFGGRALTVNEAKPRESGGGGGGGGGRGGRRF, from the coding sequence ATGGGAAAGAAGCTTTACGTCGGAAACCTCGCCTACAGCGTGACCAGCGAGTCGCTGGAGCAAATGTTCCTCGAATTCGGCAACGTGGTCAGCGCCCAGGTCATCCAGGATCGCGACACCGGCCGCAGCAAGGGCTTCGGGTTCGTCGAGATGCAGACCGACGAGGCGGCCCAGCAGGCGATCGCCGGCATGCATGAGAAGGACTTCGGCGGCCGAGCGCTGACCGTCAACGAGGCCAAGCCGCGCGAGTCCGGTGGCGGTGGTGGCGGTGGTGGCGGCCGCGGCGGGCGCCGGTTCTAG
- the miaB gene encoding tRNA-2-methylthio-N(6)-dimethylallyladenosine synthase, which produces MPATLVDMTKRLWIETVGCQMNVLDSELVVAALRRQGWDLARSGAEADAVFYNTCSVRQHAEDKVYSALGRVRIEKAKRPGLVVGVLGCMAQKDQELIRRRAPWVDLVVGPGQLHQVPVLVEEILAGGGPRLEVSLDRKGASREVIARSFESYDPDRDPGMRPTPFQAFVRTQTGCDKFCAFCVVPHVRGPEQARSPDTILAEARKLVAEGCREITLIGQTVNSYRWSDGGRTTRLADLLDRLAAVEGLDRIKFVTNYPRDMTDDLIAAVRDLPTVSHYLHVPAQHGSDATLARMKRGYTIGEYMEMLGRIRAALPEAAVTSDFIVGFCGETDGEFQATLDLVRTAGFKNSFIFKYSPRPGTKAHERLADDVPEPVKKERHRLLLEAQEEVSLAGNRRFVGTRQQVLVEGLSVRDEKRMGELDSAQMPQLTGRTMCDRIVVFDAPLRLVGRIVDVDVVSAAAWSLSGVVADGLADAVPLDGLQFGAEPQPLYQIATSLPGRQVGG; this is translated from the coding sequence TTGCCTGCTACACTCGTCGACATGACGAAGCGGCTCTGGATCGAGACCGTCGGCTGCCAGATGAACGTGCTCGACAGCGAGCTCGTCGTGGCGGCCCTGCGCCGCCAGGGCTGGGACCTCGCCCGCTCCGGCGCCGAGGCGGATGCGGTGTTCTACAACACCTGCAGCGTCCGCCAGCATGCCGAGGACAAGGTCTACTCGGCACTTGGCCGGGTGCGGATCGAAAAGGCGAAGCGGCCCGGTCTCGTCGTCGGCGTGCTCGGCTGCATGGCCCAGAAGGACCAGGAACTGATCCGGCGCCGGGCCCCCTGGGTCGACCTCGTCGTCGGCCCCGGGCAGCTGCACCAGGTGCCGGTGCTCGTCGAGGAGATACTCGCCGGCGGCGGCCCCCGGCTCGAAGTCAGCCTCGACCGCAAGGGGGCGAGCCGCGAGGTGATCGCCCGCAGCTTCGAGAGCTACGACCCGGACCGCGACCCTGGCATGCGGCCCACCCCGTTCCAGGCCTTCGTCCGCACGCAGACCGGCTGCGACAAGTTTTGTGCCTTCTGCGTCGTGCCCCACGTCCGCGGGCCGGAGCAGGCCCGGTCCCCCGACACGATCCTCGCCGAGGCCCGCAAGCTCGTTGCCGAGGGCTGCCGCGAGATCACGCTCATCGGCCAGACCGTCAACAGCTACCGCTGGAGCGACGGCGGCCGGACCACCCGGCTCGCCGACCTCCTCGACCGGCTCGCCGCCGTCGAGGGCCTCGACCGGATCAAGTTCGTGACGAACTATCCGCGGGACATGACCGACGACCTGATCGCGGCCGTCCGCGACCTCCCCACGGTCAGCCACTACCTGCACGTGCCCGCCCAGCACGGCTCCGACGCCACGCTGGCGCGGATGAAGCGCGGCTACACGATCGGCGAATACATGGAGATGCTCGGCCGGATCCGGGCGGCGCTGCCGGAGGCGGCGGTCACGAGCGACTTCATCGTCGGCTTCTGCGGCGAGACCGATGGTGAGTTTCAGGCCACGCTCGATCTTGTCCGCACGGCCGGCTTCAAGAACTCGTTCATCTTCAAGTACAGCCCGCGGCCGGGCACCAAGGCCCACGAGCGGCTTGCCGACGACGTGCCCGAGCCCGTGAAGAAGGAGCGGCACCGGCTGCTGCTCGAGGCCCAGGAGGAGGTGAGCCTGGCGGGCAACCGGCGGTTCGTGGGGACGCGGCAGCAGGTGCTCGTCGAAGGGCTTTCGGTTCGGGATGAGAAGCGAATGGGAGAGCTCGACTCTGCCCAGATGCCACAGTTGACGGGCCGGACGATGTGCGACCGGATCGTCGTCTTCGACGCCCCGCTGCGGCTCGTGGGCCGGATCGTCGACGTGGACGTCGTCTCCGCGGCCGCCTGGTCGCTCTCCGGCGTCGTCGCCGACGGGCTCGCCGACGCGGTGCCGCTCGACGGGCTGCAGTTCGGCGCGGAGCCGCAACCGCTCTACCAGATCGCGACGTCGCTGCCGGGCCGGCAGGTCGGAGGATGA
- the argF gene encoding ornithine carbamoyltransferase, with protein sequence MRHIVVPEDLTAAEIEAVFAISRDLQVKYEAGRRDALLPGRVLALVFEKPSLRTRASFEAAMAHLGGTSLFLGADSGFASSRESIVDYGRVLSEYVDAIVCRSKAHDTIVRLASAASVPVINGLSDYCHPCQALADIYTLRTRVGRLAGLTLAFVGDGNNMARSLAVVCGLLGMRFVLAAPAAYQFDAGFRAHLRRILPDADISETTDPQAAVRGAAVVYTDVWTSMGQEQERAERLAALAPYQVNERLMAACPDAVFMHCLPARRGEEVTDGVIDGPQSVVVEEAANRMHVQKGLLAWLLGHA encoded by the coding sequence ATGCGGCACATCGTCGTTCCGGAAGATCTGACGGCCGCCGAGATCGAGGCGGTGTTCGCGATCTCCCGCGACCTGCAGGTGAAGTACGAGGCCGGCCGTCGGGACGCCCTGCTCCCCGGCCGGGTGCTGGCCCTGGTCTTCGAGAAGCCGAGCCTGCGGACGCGGGCCAGCTTCGAGGCAGCGATGGCCCACCTCGGCGGCACGAGCCTGTTCCTCGGCGCTGACTCGGGGTTCGCGTCGTCGCGGGAGAGCATCGTGGACTACGGTCGGGTGCTCAGCGAATACGTTGACGCGATTGTCTGCCGCTCGAAGGCGCACGACACGATCGTGCGGCTGGCGTCCGCCGCCAGCGTGCCGGTGATCAACGGCCTCTCCGACTACTGTCATCCCTGCCAGGCGCTGGCCGACATCTACACACTTCGCACCCGGGTGGGCCGGCTGGCCGGGCTGACGCTGGCCTTCGTCGGCGACGGCAACAACATGGCCCGGTCGCTGGCCGTGGTCTGCGGGCTCCTCGGGATGCGGTTCGTGCTCGCGGCGCCAGCCGCATACCAGTTCGACGCCGGCTTTCGTGCCCACCTGCGGCGGATTCTGCCCGACGCCGACATCTCCGAGACCACCGACCCGCAGGCCGCCGTCCGCGGCGCGGCCGTGGTCTACACCGATGTCTGGACCAGCATGGGGCAGGAGCAGGAGCGGGCGGAGCGGCTGGCGGCGCTCGCCCCCTATCAGGTCAACGAGCGGCTCATGGCCGCCTGCCCGGACGCGGTCTTCATGCACTGCCTCCCCGCCCGCCGCGGCGAGGAGGTCACCGACGGCGTGATCGACGGCCCGCAGAGCGTGGTCGTCGAGGAGGCGGCGAACCGGATGCACGTCCAGAAGGGCCTCTTGGCCTGGCTCCTCGGCCATGCATGA